One window of the Candidatus Chryseobacterium colombiense genome contains the following:
- a CDS encoding DNA gyrase/topoisomerase IV subunit A yields the protein MMTEENSHEGESLKKVSGLYKDWFLDYASYVILDRAIPSVYDGFKPVQRRIMHSMRELEDGRYNKVANIVGNTMKYHPHGDASITDAMVGIGQKELLIDTQGNWGNIYTGDSAAAARYIEARLTPFALEVVFNPKTTDWTKSYDGRNNEPIDLPVKFPLLLAQGVEGIGVGLSTKILPHNFNELINASVAYLKGKKFELFPDFLTAGFLDVSEYNDGHRGGKVRARARINQVDKHTLMITELPFSKNTGDLIDSVLKANEKGKIKIKKIEDNTSDKVEILIHLHNDMSPDKTIDALYAFTDCQVTISPNACVIVGDKPMFLNVSEILRMNTDHTVSLLKKELEIELHELQESWHFSSLERIFIENRIYHDIEEVKSWEEVLKTIDKGLKPHTKHLLRAVTEEDILRLTEIRIKRISRFDLDKFKENIAALEGKIEQVKHHLEHLIPYAIDYFLNIQKKYGKDRLRKTELRIFDTIDATKVAVANEKFYANFEEGFIGTSLKKDQYLFDCSDIDDIITFRKDGSMKVVKVEAKTFIGKDILHVAIWKKNDKRTVYNMIYREGREGPYYMKRFSVTGVTRNTDYPLASDKKGSETLYFSANPNGEAETVTVLLKPNPRIRKNKMDIDFSELAIKGRDSKGNLVTKYSVKKVDLKEEGVSTLAPRKIWFDETVRRLNADVRGTLLGSFKGDDKILTINTNGEAKLVSFDLGNRFDDEYLILEKWKPQQPVTCIYYDGEKEIYFIKRFLLENNTNPQTFMPSEHPKSFIESIIVANNATAEIIFAKDKGKERDPETINIDEFITVKGIKAIGNQFTKFKVKSINITVPEPEEEEPEVYEEPERFEGDDEGGTIGDLFQSDENPEN from the coding sequence ATGATGACAGAAGAGAATTCGCATGAAGGTGAGAGCCTGAAAAAAGTCTCCGGACTCTATAAAGATTGGTTTCTGGATTATGCTTCTTATGTGATCTTGGATCGGGCTATTCCGTCTGTATATGATGGTTTCAAACCCGTTCAGAGAAGGATCATGCATTCCATGAGAGAGCTGGAAGACGGGCGTTATAACAAGGTTGCCAATATTGTAGGAAATACCATGAAATATCACCCTCACGGTGATGCTTCTATTACCGATGCTATGGTGGGAATCGGGCAAAAAGAATTACTGATAGATACTCAGGGAAACTGGGGAAATATCTATACCGGTGATTCCGCTGCTGCTGCAAGATATATTGAAGCAAGATTAACTCCTTTTGCCTTAGAAGTGGTTTTCAATCCAAAAACTACAGACTGGACGAAGTCTTATGACGGCAGAAATAATGAACCCATAGATTTGCCTGTGAAGTTCCCGTTACTTCTTGCACAGGGAGTGGAAGGGATCGGGGTTGGACTTTCTACCAAAATTCTTCCTCATAACTTTAATGAGCTGATTAATGCTTCTGTTGCGTATTTAAAAGGTAAAAAGTTCGAACTTTTTCCGGATTTCCTTACGGCAGGGTTTTTAGATGTTTCCGAATACAATGATGGTCACAGAGGAGGAAAAGTAAGAGCCAGAGCCAGAATCAACCAGGTTGACAAGCATACGCTGATGATCACAGAGCTTCCTTTTTCTAAAAATACGGGAGATCTGATCGATTCTGTCTTAAAAGCTAATGAAAAAGGGAAAATCAAGATCAAAAAGATTGAAGATAATACTTCTGATAAAGTAGAAATCCTGATTCACCTTCACAATGATATGTCTCCTGATAAAACGATAGATGCACTATATGCATTTACGGACTGTCAGGTGACCATTTCTCCGAACGCCTGCGTTATTGTAGGTGATAAGCCAATGTTTTTGAATGTTTCCGAAATTCTGAGAATGAATACGGATCACACCGTTTCGTTGCTTAAAAAAGAATTGGAGATCGAGCTTCACGAATTACAGGAAAGCTGGCATTTTTCATCCCTGGAAAGGATCTTTATTGAAAACAGGATTTATCACGATATTGAAGAGGTTAAAAGTTGGGAGGAAGTTTTAAAGACAATTGATAAAGGGTTAAAACCTCATACCAAGCATCTTCTGAGAGCGGTGACGGAAGAGGATATTTTAAGATTAACGGAAATCAGGATCAAGAGAATTTCGAGATTCGATTTAGATAAATTTAAAGAAAATATTGCCGCTCTTGAAGGAAAAATAGAGCAGGTAAAACATCATCTGGAACATCTTATCCCGTATGCTATTGATTATTTCCTGAATATTCAGAAGAAATACGGAAAAGACAGACTGAGAAAAACAGAATTAAGAATCTTCGATACCATAGATGCTACTAAAGTGGCGGTGGCTAATGAAAAATTCTACGCCAATTTCGAAGAAGGCTTCATCGGAACATCCCTGAAAAAAGATCAGTATTTATTTGACTGTTCAGATATTGATGATATCATTACCTTCAGAAAAGACGGAAGTATGAAGGTGGTAAAGGTAGAAGCAAAAACCTTCATCGGAAAAGATATTCTTCATGTTGCAATATGGAAGAAAAACGATAAGAGAACCGTTTACAACATGATTTATCGGGAAGGAAGAGAAGGACCTTATTATATGAAACGTTTTTCCGTAACGGGAGTGACGCGAAATACGGATTATCCTTTGGCTTCAGATAAAAAAGGTTCAGAAACCCTTTATTTTTCTGCCAATCCGAATGGTGAAGCAGAAACTGTAACCGTACTCTTGAAGCCGAATCCGAGAATCAGAAAAAATAAAATGGATATTGACTTCTCTGAATTGGCTATTAAAGGAAGAGATTCAAAAGGAAATCTGGTCACCAAATATTCGGTGAAAAAAGTAGACCTGAAAGAAGAAGGAGTTTCTACATTAGCCCCAAGAAAAATCTGGTTTGATGAAACAGTACGAAGGCTGAATGCAGATGTAAGAGGAACTTTACTGGGAAGCTTTAAAGGAGATGATAAAATCTTAACGATCAATACCAATGGAGAAGCTAAACTAGTAAGCTTTGATCTTGGTAACCGCTTTGATGACGAATATTTAATCCTTGAGAAATGGAAACCGCAACAGCCGGTAACGTGCATTTATTATGACGGGGAGAAGGAAATTTATTTTATTAAAAGATTCTTGCTGGAAAATAATACCAATCCACAGACGTTCATGCCTTCAGAACACCCGAAGTCTTTTATAGAAAGCATTATCGTAGCCAATAATGCCACTGCTGAAATTATTTTTGCAAAAGACAAAGGAAAAGAACGTGATCCGGAAACGATCAATATTGATGAATTCATTACGGTGAAAGGAATAAAAGCAATTGGAAATCAGTTTACGAAATTTAAAGTAAAGTCGATCAATATAACGGTTCCGGAACCGGAAGAAGAGGAACCTGAAGTATATGAAGAACCGGAACGTTTTGAAGGAGATGATGAAGGTGGTACCATCGGAGATTTGTTTCAAAGTGATGAGAATCCGGAAAATTAA
- a CDS encoding T9SS type A sorting domain-containing protein gives MKKILICFAFVCISAFAKSQLTITQTTGWLESAYVKWNPVNGADSYRVYYSGNGITNKLIDNQLIRSYGSYFRADIPGLSAGNYTFKVVPVVNNTEGTGTTSSQVTVLPQDRTGFAHSDGRVPGAYNVDGTLKANAVVLYITQNTKNTVSLNVTGATTNPCVGLQSILDGFKKGNDTRPLAIRFIGNITDPSYLLNGDAVVENNKNASSSITLEGIGSDAVINGWGIRIKNATNIEVRNLAFMLTDADEGDNLSLQQDNTYIWAHNNDLFYGKPGSDADQIKGDGALDAKKSTYITFSYNHFWDNGKSSLLGLSENTTAGLYITYHHNWFDHSDSRHPRIRFYSAHVYNNYYDGNSKYGVGSTMGSSVFVEGNYFRNCKYPILTSKQGTDIASGSGGTFSNENGGVVKAFNNFMTGQNAFVAYNSSTVPSQFDAYVATTRNEVLSAQIKALQGAGTYNNFDTNSALYINSISPDSPTVARDKTMQYSGRVSGGDISWTFNNAIDDTSDAVNTGLMSLLQNYSSAMVFVQGESGSSTSGQTLLIASNNSQTVASGTAISPMVFTWGGTATDVNVSGLPNAGISFVKNTSNKTVTISGTPTANLDFTITTIGTSGTSVSGTGSITVTTTGTNPQGNEVHNFTTSGVSSSFYTFTSANMNSTDGSASYDGISFTKRLKIESSTEISYSTSATSSLTLVFDPTFSGTIKVDGTSYTASSGIVSIPNIAAGSHSITKGSVANLYYIKTQYQSALASKLSQEEIAEPKAILYPNPVQDVFSISTASNIESVIITNSTGKVMKEIRGNVQRVNISNFESGVYLLLIKTNKGLLQQKIIKK, from the coding sequence ATGAAAAAAATATTGATTTGTTTTGCATTTGTATGTATATCAGCATTCGCAAAATCACAGCTAACGATTACACAAACTACAGGATGGCTGGAATCCGCTTATGTAAAATGGAATCCTGTAAACGGAGCCGACAGTTACAGAGTATATTATTCAGGAAACGGAATTACGAATAAGCTGATAGACAATCAACTTATAAGAAGTTATGGCTCTTATTTCAGAGCAGATATTCCCGGGTTGAGCGCAGGTAATTATACTTTTAAAGTTGTTCCGGTAGTCAATAATACAGAAGGAACAGGTACAACATCTTCCCAGGTAACAGTTTTGCCGCAGGATCGTACCGGTTTTGCCCACAGTGACGGCAGAGTTCCCGGAGCTTACAATGTAGACGGAACCTTAAAAGCCAATGCCGTTGTTTTGTACATCACTCAAAACACAAAAAATACGGTTTCTCTAAATGTCACAGGTGCAACCACTAATCCCTGTGTTGGACTTCAGTCCATATTAGACGGATTCAAAAAGGGAAATGATACCCGTCCGCTCGCAATAAGATTTATCGGAAACATTACCGACCCTAGCTATTTACTGAATGGTGACGCAGTAGTAGAAAACAATAAAAATGCATCCAGCTCAATCACTCTTGAAGGGATTGGCTCCGATGCGGTCATTAACGGATGGGGAATCAGAATTAAAAATGCGACAAATATTGAAGTCAGAAATCTGGCATTTATGCTTACGGATGCAGATGAAGGTGACAATCTGAGCTTACAACAGGATAATACGTATATATGGGCACATAACAATGATCTTTTCTATGGTAAACCGGGCAGTGATGCAGACCAGATTAAAGGGGACGGTGCTTTAGATGCTAAGAAATCAACCTATATTACTTTTTCTTACAATCATTTCTGGGACAACGGGAAAAGCAGCCTTTTGGGATTAAGCGAGAATACAACAGCCGGACTTTATATTACGTATCATCATAACTGGTTTGATCATTCAGATTCCAGACATCCGCGTATCCGGTTTTATTCTGCCCATGTGTATAACAATTACTATGACGGAAATTCGAAATACGGTGTTGGCTCTACGATGGGATCATCTGTTTTTGTAGAAGGAAATTATTTCAGAAACTGTAAATATCCTATTCTTACCTCTAAACAGGGAACTGATATTGCCAGTGGCTCCGGAGGAACTTTTTCAAATGAAAACGGAGGGGTTGTAAAAGCTTTTAATAATTTCATGACAGGCCAGAATGCTTTCGTTGCATACAATTCTTCTACTGTACCCAGTCAGTTTGATGCCTATGTCGCAACAACAAGAAATGAGGTTTTAAGTGCTCAGATCAAAGCTTTACAGGGAGCAGGAACTTATAATAATTTTGACACCAACTCTGCTCTTTATATTAATTCTATTTCTCCGGATTCTCCTACGGTAGCAAGAGATAAGACCATGCAATATTCTGGCAGAGTATCGGGAGGAGATATAAGCTGGACTTTCAACAACGCTATAGATGATACTTCTGATGCGGTGAACACGGGATTGATGTCTCTGCTTCAAAACTATTCTTCTGCAATGGTTTTTGTACAGGGGGAATCTGGTTCTTCAACTTCAGGACAGACCTTGCTTATCGCATCAAACAACAGCCAGACCGTTGCTTCAGGAACAGCAATAAGCCCAATGGTATTCACATGGGGAGGAACAGCTACTGATGTGAATGTTTCCGGATTGCCAAATGCAGGAATCAGCTTTGTGAAGAATACATCCAACAAAACAGTAACGATCTCCGGGACACCAACTGCAAATCTTGATTTTACGATTACGACGATCGGTACTTCAGGTACTTCTGTTTCAGGAACCGGCAGTATTACAGTGACGACCACCGGAACAAATCCTCAGGGAAATGAAGTTCACAATTTTACAACTTCAGGAGTAAGCAGCTCATTTTACACTTTTACATCTGCCAATATGAACTCTACAGACGGATCTGCAAGCTATGACGGAATCAGCTTTACCAAAAGGCTGAAAATAGAATCATCCACCGAGATTTCATATTCTACCAGTGCAACCTCATCTTTAACACTAGTTTTTGATCCTACATTCTCAGGAACAATAAAAGTTGACGGTACTTCTTATACGGCAAGTTCCGGTATTGTGAGTATTCCGAATATTGCAGCGGGTTCTCATTCGATTACCAAAGGAAGTGTAGCCAATCTTTATTATATTAAAACTCAATATCAGTCTGCACTTGCTTCAAAACTTTCACAGGAAGAAATTGCAGAGCCGAAAGCCATTCTTTATCCTAATCCGGTACAGGATGTTTTCAGCATATCAACAGCTTCGAATATTGAATCAGTTATTATTACCAACAGCACCGGAAAAGTGATGAAAGAGATAAGAGGAAACGTTCAAAGAGTCAACATCAGCAATTTTGAAAGCGGGGTTTATTTATTATTAATTAAAACCAATAAAGGATTGCTTCAGCAAAAAATAATAAAGAAATAA
- a CDS encoding methionine aminotransferase, which yields MIQLPVSKLSNVGTTIFSRMTQLANENEAINLSQGFPDFMPDAELLNYVDHFIKKGFNQYAPMGGMIGLKEEIARKIENAHQAIYHPDTEITVTAGGTQAIFTAIATFVKKEDEVIIFEPAYDCYEPTVELFGGIIKRFEMKAPDYEIDWNAVKSLVSDKTKMIILNNPNNPSGRILKEKDIQELINIVKGTSILILSDEVYENIVFDGKQHLSICKYPELKERSLLVASFGKLFHVTGWKVGYCAAPKNLTDEFRKIHQFNVFSVNTPIQMALAEYMKNDEHYSQLNQFFQEKRDFLRQGLATTPFELLDCEGTYFQALKYDKISDKNDLDFASELTITHKVASVPFSSFYKNKRNDHVIRLCFAKKQETLERALENLAKL from the coding sequence ATGATTCAACTTCCTGTATCCAAACTTTCCAACGTAGGAACTACCATATTCAGCCGGATGACCCAGCTTGCCAATGAAAATGAAGCCATCAATCTATCACAGGGATTCCCTGATTTCATGCCCGATGCTGAGCTCCTGAATTATGTAGATCATTTTATCAAAAAAGGATTTAATCAATATGCTCCCATGGGCGGAATGATCGGTTTGAAGGAAGAAATTGCCCGAAAAATTGAGAACGCTCATCAGGCTATTTATCACCCCGATACTGAAATAACAGTTACCGCAGGAGGAACACAGGCTATTTTTACCGCCATCGCCACTTTTGTAAAAAAAGAAGATGAGGTGATTATTTTTGAGCCGGCTTACGACTGCTACGAACCTACCGTTGAGCTTTTCGGTGGAATTATAAAACGTTTTGAAATGAAAGCTCCCGACTATGAAATCGACTGGAATGCAGTAAAGAGTTTAGTTTCGGATAAAACCAAGATGATCATCCTGAACAATCCTAATAACCCTTCAGGAAGGATCTTAAAAGAAAAAGATATTCAGGAATTAATTAATATTGTAAAAGGTACTTCAATCCTAATTTTAAGCGATGAGGTGTATGAAAATATTGTTTTTGACGGCAAGCAGCATCTGAGCATCTGCAAATACCCGGAGCTTAAAGAAAGAAGTCTTCTGGTAGCTTCGTTCGGAAAACTGTTTCACGTTACGGGCTGGAAAGTAGGGTATTGTGCAGCGCCTAAAAACCTGACCGACGAGTTCAGAAAGATTCATCAGTTTAATGTTTTTTCTGTTAATACGCCTATCCAGATGGCGTTGGCCGAGTATATGAAAAATGATGAACACTACAGCCAGCTTAATCAGTTTTTTCAGGAAAAGAGAGACTTTTTAAGACAGGGATTGGCGACAACTCCTTTTGAGCTTTTAGATTGTGAAGGCACCTATTTCCAGGCTTTGAAATATGACAAGATCTCTGATAAGAACGATCTGGATTTTGCAAGTGAACTGACCATCACCCATAAAGTGGCCAGTGTTCCGTTCTCTTCTTTTTATAAAAATAAAAGAAATGACCACGTGATCAGGCTGTGCTTTGCCAAAAAACAGGAAACTTTGGAAAGGGCCCTTGAAAACCTGGCTAAGTTATAA
- a CDS encoding rhomboid family intramembrane serine protease — translation MNILILVIAITAIISFVAPNGSSNFEKYKFSVGAILNRKEYIRLLSSGFLHADLMHLVFNMLTLYFFGPVVIQGFGNLGFILIYFGSIVLGNIFSLFVYQKQPWYSAIGASGGVSGILFASIAMIPHLEIYMFFIPIGIPGYIFGLVYFSYSVYMMLNPSQHDNIGHAAHLGGAFFGLLYAVANQPQAAIANSLYLGIMALPLLYLSYEIFINKKIR, via the coding sequence ATGAACATTCTGATATTAGTTATAGCAATTACGGCCATTATAAGCTTTGTAGCTCCTAATGGAAGCAGTAATTTTGAAAAATATAAATTCAGTGTAGGGGCAATCTTGAACCGAAAGGAATATATTCGTTTACTATCCTCAGGATTTTTACACGCAGATCTTATGCATCTGGTGTTTAATATGTTAACGCTATATTTCTTTGGCCCTGTTGTTATCCAGGGGTTTGGAAATTTAGGCTTTATACTTATTTATTTTGGGTCTATTGTATTAGGTAATATATTTTCATTATTTGTGTATCAAAAGCAACCATGGTACTCTGCAATCGGCGCGAGTGGAGGAGTTTCTGGGATTTTGTTTGCATCGATCGCAATGATTCCCCATCTGGAAATTTATATGTTTTTTATTCCGATAGGTATTCCTGGATATATATTTGGCCTTGTTTATTTTAGTTATTCTGTTTATATGATGCTGAACCCCAGTCAGCACGATAATATTGGCCACGCAGCACATTTAGGAGGAGCTTTTTTCGGACTGCTTTATGCCGTTGCTAATCAACCGCAGGCAGCAATAGCCAATTCACTATATCTCGGAATTATGGCGCTCCCATTACTTTATTTAAGTTATGAGATCTTCATTAATAAGAAAATAAGATAG
- a CDS encoding DNA topoisomerase IV subunit B, with product MSQEINPIYSEDNIRTLDWQEHIRLRPGMYIGKLGDGSSADDGIYILLKEILDNSIDEFRMKSGKRIEIKLDDGKVTIRDFGRGIPLGKVVDAVSKMNTGGKYDSKAFKKSVGLNGVGTKAVNALSEYFRVRSFRDGKMKVAEFSRGLITENFDEKDTSDRNGTEISFIPDGEIFLHFKFRKEYIERMLRNYAYLNPGLTILFNGEKFYSENGLKDLLDEELENETLYPIIHLRDNDIEVAITHTDKSQTETYFSFVNGQNTTQGGTHLNAFREAYVKTIREFFNKNFDASDVRKSIVAAVSINVEEPVFESQTKTKLGSNDIGPNGPTVRTFIIDFLKSKLDNFLHKNPEVAEAIQRKILISERERKELSGIQKLARERAKKVSLHNKKLRDCRQHYNDQKAERKAETQIFITEGDSASGSITKSRDVETQAVFSLKGKPLNCYGLTKKVVYENEEFNLLQAALNIEESLEDLRYNQVIIATDADVDGMHIRLLMITFFLQFFPDIIKNGHLYILQTPLFRVRNKKETRYCYSEQERVKALNELGKNPEITRFKGLGEISPDEFKHFIGKDIRLEPVVIGKDQTIEQLLEFYMGKNTPDRQTFILENLVVEDQDIQIKEILD from the coding sequence ATGTCACAAGAAATAAACCCAATCTATTCCGAAGATAATATCAGAACCCTCGATTGGCAGGAACACATACGTTTACGCCCCGGAATGTATATCGGGAAGCTGGGAGACGGATCTTCTGCTGATGACGGTATTTATATTTTACTTAAAGAAATTCTGGATAACTCGATTGATGAGTTCAGAATGAAATCCGGTAAAAGAATCGAAATAAAACTGGACGACGGTAAAGTTACCATTCGTGACTTTGGCCGTGGGATTCCGCTGGGAAAAGTGGTGGATGCAGTTTCCAAAATGAATACGGGAGGTAAGTATGACAGCAAAGCCTTCAAAAAATCTGTGGGTCTGAACGGAGTCGGGACAAAAGCTGTCAATGCCTTGTCAGAGTATTTCCGTGTAAGATCTTTCCGGGACGGGAAAATGAAAGTTGCAGAATTTTCCAGAGGATTGATTACTGAAAACTTCGATGAAAAAGATACTTCAGACCGAAACGGTACCGAGATTTCTTTTATTCCCGATGGTGAAATCTTCCTGCATTTTAAATTCAGAAAAGAGTATATCGAAAGGATGCTCCGTAATTACGCGTACCTGAATCCGGGACTTACGATTCTTTTCAACGGGGAAAAATTTTACTCTGAGAATGGACTTAAAGATCTCTTGGACGAAGAGCTGGAAAATGAAACCTTGTATCCCATTATTCATTTAAGAGATAATGATATAGAAGTTGCCATTACACATACCGATAAATCGCAGACGGAAACCTATTTTTCATTTGTAAACGGACAGAATACCACGCAGGGAGGAACGCACTTGAATGCCTTCCGTGAAGCGTACGTAAAAACGATTCGCGAGTTTTTTAATAAAAATTTCGATGCATCAGACGTCAGAAAATCAATTGTTGCCGCGGTCTCCATCAATGTAGAAGAGCCTGTTTTTGAATCTCAGACCAAAACAAAGCTGGGATCCAACGATATAGGACCTAACGGACCTACTGTCAGAACCTTTATCATTGATTTCCTAAAAAGTAAATTAGATAATTTTTTACATAAAAATCCTGAAGTTGCTGAAGCCATCCAAAGAAAAATCTTAATTTCCGAAAGAGAAAGAAAAGAGCTTTCAGGAATTCAGAAGCTGGCAAGAGAAAGGGCAAAAAAAGTATCGCTTCATAATAAGAAACTTCGGGACTGCAGACAGCATTATAACGACCAGAAAGCAGAAAGAAAAGCAGAAACGCAGATATTTATTACCGAAGGAGATTCAGCATCAGGATCTATTACCAAATCCAGGGATGTAGAAACTCAGGCTGTATTTTCCTTAAAAGGGAAACCGCTGAACTGCTATGGTCTTACCAAAAAGGTGGTGTATGAAAATGAAGAGTTTAATCTGCTTCAGGCTGCTTTAAATATTGAAGAAAGCCTGGAAGATTTAAGATACAATCAGGTCATTATTGCGACCGATGCCGATGTGGATGGTATGCACATTAGGTTGCTGATGATTACCTTCTTCCTGCAGTTTTTCCCGGATATTATTAAAAACGGGCATCTTTACATTCTGCAGACTCCATTGTTCAGAGTAAGGAATAAAAAAGAGACGAGATACTGCTACAGCGAGCAGGAAAGAGTAAAAGCCCTGAATGAATTAGGCAAAAATCCTGAAATTACCCGATTTAAAGGATTGGGAGAAATCTCTCCGGATGAATTTAAACATTTCATAGGAAAAGATATCAGACTGGAGCCTGTGGTGATAGGAAAAGACCAGACCATAGAGCAGCTTTTAGAATTCTATATGGGGAAAAACACTCCCGACAGACAGACTTTCATTTTAGAAAATCTGGTTGTGGAAGATCAGGATATTCAGATTAAAGAAATTTTAGACTAA
- a CDS encoding TIGR00266 family protein — translation MVNHEIDYKIYGEEMQCVEIELDPRESVIAEPGSFMMMKDGIQMETLFGDGTEKGLMGKLFSAGKRMLTGENLFMTVFTNTSSDKRHVTFAAPYTGKIIPLDLSTLGDKVICQKDSFLCAAKGVTIGIEFQKKLGTGLFGGEGFIMQKLEGDGMTFVHSGGHVIEKELQPGEILKIDTGCIVAFTHTVDYDIQFVGGIKNTIFGGEGLFFAQLRGPGKVWIQTLPISRLASRILQYGTTKNKEQGSILGGIGNLLDGDGF, via the coding sequence ATGGTCAATCATGAAATTGATTATAAAATTTACGGGGAAGAAATGCAGTGCGTGGAGATCGAGCTGGATCCGAGAGAAAGCGTCATTGCAGAACCGGGAAGTTTTATGATGATGAAAGACGGAATACAGATGGAAACCTTATTCGGAGACGGAACGGAAAAGGGACTGATGGGAAAATTATTTTCTGCCGGAAAAAGAATGCTTACCGGAGAAAACCTTTTTATGACTGTATTTACCAACACTTCTTCAGATAAAAGACATGTCACTTTTGCTGCACCTTATACGGGAAAAATCATTCCTCTTGATCTGAGTACACTGGGAGATAAGGTAATCTGCCAGAAAGACAGTTTTCTTTGTGCTGCGAAAGGAGTGACCATAGGAATTGAATTTCAAAAGAAGTTAGGGACAGGACTTTTCGGTGGGGAAGGATTTATCATGCAGAAGCTTGAAGGGGACGGAATGACGTTCGTTCACAGTGGAGGCCACGTCATAGAAAAAGAACTTCAGCCGGGAGAAATTCTGAAAATAGATACTGGGTGTATCGTTGCTTTTACCCATACGGTAGATTACGATATTCAGTTTGTAGGCGGGATCAAAAATACCATTTTCGGAGGGGAAGGATTGTTCTTTGCCCAATTGAGAGGTCCCGGAAAAGTCTGGATCCAGACTCTGCCTATTTCAAGACTGGCAAGCAGAATTCTCCAGTACGGAACGACTAAAAATAAAGAGCAGGGAAGTATCCTGGGAGGAATAGGAAACCTGTTGGATGGCGACGGATTTTAA